A stretch of the Eulemur rufifrons isolate Redbay chromosome 20, OSU_ERuf_1, whole genome shotgun sequence genome encodes the following:
- the COX4I2 gene encoding cytochrome c oxidase subunit 4 isoform 2, mitochondrial, with protein sequence MLSRAAWSLVLRRGGLGTRGKHSLEDSAPREQKMPPYTNYHAQRSYPMPDEPFCTELNAEQRALKEKEKGSWTQLSHAEKVALYRLQFHETFAEMNRRSNEWKTVMGCVFFFFGFMGLLIWWQRVYMFPEKPITLTDEWRAKQLQRILDMKANPVQGLASRWDYEKKQWKK encoded by the exons atgCTCTCCAGAGCTGCCTGGAGCTTGGTGCTGAGGAGAGGAGGACTTGGAACTCGAGGGAAACACAGCCTAGAAGACTCTG CCCCCCGCGAGCAGAAGATGCCCCCCTACACTAACTACCATGCCCAGCGCTCCTACCCGATGCCGGATGAGCCCTTCTGCACCGAGCTCAATGCTGAGCAGCGGGCcctgaaggagaaggagaagggcagCTGGACCCAGCTGAGCCACGCCGAGAAGGTGGCCC TGTACCGGCTGCAGTTCCACGAGACCTTCGCGGAGATGAACCGTCGCTCCAACGAGTGGAAGACAGTGATGGGCtgtgtcttcttcttctttggaTTCATGGGTCTGCTGATTTGGTGGCAGCGGGTTTACA TGTTCCCTGAGAAGCCCATCACCCTGACGGACGAGTGGAGGGCCAAGCAGCTCCAGCGCATCCTGGACATGAAGGCCAACCCCGTGCAAGGCCTGGCCTCCCGCTGGGACTACGAGAAGAAGCAGTGGAAGAAGTGA